AATCCTACTCCGATATTCCCCACATTATAGTCCTGACCAGCTAGATCTCCTTTAGTTCCTACAAAAACCTTTTGGTATTGTACGAAGAAATTCCAGTCTCTGTTGTGGTATCCGATTTCCGGTTTAAGGTAGAAACCTCCGCTTGCTCTTTCAACATTCGTGTTAGAAGCAACCGTTTTGTCTCCAACTAAGAATCCGTATCCTAAATCAGTTCCGAAATAGAAACCTGTTTGTTTAGGGTAAATTCTGATTAAAGCTGCTACAGGAACTACGCCTACATCATTATTTTTATACCCATTGTTTTCTTTTCCAAAATAGTGAGTATATCCAGATGCGATACCTAATCCAAATCCAGGTGTAATCAGGTTTTGATAAGATACATCTACCCCTACTGCAGCAGAAAGGTTATCTGCGGGAACTGCTAAACCAACATTCGCACCCACTTTAATCATATTATTCATTTGTGAACTCTGTGCGCTTGCTATACCTGCTGTTAAAATTCCAGCCAGCAATATTGCTTGTTTAAACATTTTCATAACTCTAATTTTTAAATTTTACTAAACAAGAGGATGTAAAAATCATGCCAAGCAAGGCTTTTCTTTTGATTTTAACACTCAAAAAAACCATAAAATAATGAATATCAATACTTTATTTTTAACAAAATTTAAATGTTTGTTTAACAAAAATTATCAAAAAAGAATACAAAAAACGACAATAACTCCTCAATTAGATTATCCAATCCATTCATTTAAACACTTTCACTCTCCTTTATTGCTCTGGTAAAAGCTTTACAAATAATATCCAGGATATCAGTTGTGATTTCTGTGTCCCATCCGACTCCGTCAAAAGCATGGGTAATGCCCGGCATCAGATGAACTTCTGTAACGACCTCAGCTCTTAGAAGTTTTTGTATATAATCCATCTGTTCATCAATCATCGGATCATTCTGACTAAGGACAAAACAAGACCTGCATAGACCAGACAGATCTTCCATCCGGTTAGGAATGACATATTTTGGTGGGTTATTGAGCTTATCTCCTAGTATATGCTTCATCACATGCGTTATATTCCCGCGGTTGATAATATAGGTATCTTCTCCATGAATGCGGCTCTGAAATTTATCCTGCTCCCTATCATCGGTATTGGGATAAAGAGGAATCTGGATAAACGGAGTTACCTCTTTTCTATCTCTGGCCATCTGGGCAACAGACAGGGTAAGCATTCCTCCTCCACTACCTCCTGTGATTCCTATATATTTAGAATTGATGTTGAGTTCATCCGCATGATCATTCACCCATTTTAAAGCTGCATAACAATCTTCCTGTCCTGCCGGTGCCGGATATTCTGGTGCCAAATGATAGTCTACGCTTATTCCTACAGCACCACACCCCTTACTGAGATGCAATGCCCTCGCATGTTCCGTATTAAGACCACCAATTACCGTTCCCCCTCCATGATAAAGTAAAAAAGCAGGACGTTCAGAAGCAGGCTGATCCGGTTTATAAATTCTAACTTTCATATCACCTATCGGCCCTGGAATGAACCTATCATAAAAGCTTACCCCTTCCATCTGCATGGGTTCTCCTGCAGAAGCCTCTTCCATTTGTCGAAGCATTTTAAGATCTTCAAGGGTTTCAAAACTTATTTTGATCCCTGCGGCAGCAATCATTTGCTGCATTCCCTGAATTCTTTGGGAAAATTCAGGGGTTAAATAATATTTTTTCATAATTATTTTATTTGTAGTTTTTTTAGTACTAGTTTTTTTGCCTTTGAAAGTATCCGTAATTCGGCTTATTATTTAGTCTTTCTGTGTATTAAAATTACAAAAAAAAGACTCTGAAAAGTAATTTGAAATGATCGGAAAGAAATATTAACAATCCTTAACTCGTTATCATTTTAACCTTTTTTCATCAAAAACATCAAAAAAATAAATGTTCTCACCATGGCAGATTCATTATTAAAAAACAAACATCTCTTTTGGCGTTCAGGCTTCGGCGTTGGAATTAATCAAATCGACGATTTGAAAAATAAAAACACTAAAACGCTCATTAATGAATTATTTAAAGAAGGAAATTTTACAGAAGTCTCTTATGATACACCAGATATAGATCCTACGACAGACTATATGAACAGTACGGTTCCTGCGGAAAAAAAGAAGGAAATGCAAAGAATCTATAGAGCACAAAACGAAGAGTTGAATCTCAATTTTCTGGATAAAATGGTGAACAGCCAGGAACAAATGAAAGAAAAAATGGCTTTTTTCTGGCATGGACATTTTGCGTCAAGAGTTCTTAACCCAAAATTCAATCGACAATTATTAAATACCATCCGGAAAAATGCATTAGGTAACTTCAAGGATCTGCTTTTTGAAGTAAGCCAGTCTCCAGCCATGCTCAATTTCCTGAATAATCAGCAAAATAAAAAAGATCATCCGAATGAAAATTTTGCAAGGGAAGTCATGGAACTTTTTACCATGGGAAGAGGAAACTATACGGAAAAAGATGTGAGAGAAGGAGCAAGAGCATTTACGGGATGGAGCTATGATAAAGAAGGAAACTTTAAGGAAAGAAAAAATCAGCATGACGAGGGAACCAAAAACTTTTTAGGAAAAACAGGTAATTTTGACGGAACTGATGCTTTAAATATCATTCTAGAACAAAAAGCGACCGCAACATTTATCACAGCCAAAATCTATAAGTTTTTTGTCAATGAAAATGTAGACCAGAATATTGTGAACACTTTGAGTATAAGCTTCTACAATTCCGGCTATGATATAAAAAAGCTGATGACGGATATTTTTTCAAGCTCATGGTTTTACGATCAGAAAAATATCGGAAACAGGATAAAATCCCCCATAGAACTGATGGCAGGGATGATGCGGATGCTTCCCATGCATATTCAGAATCCTGAAAACCTCATCATCTATCAAAAGCTATTAGGACAAATGCTGCTCTATCCACCTAATGTTGCAGGATGGCCCAATGGAAGGTCCTGGATTGATAGCTCTACACTGATGCTGAGACTTCAGGTACCACAGATCTGGTCGGGACTACGCCCATTGGAATACAGTCCAAGACAGGATGATGACATTGATATGGGAATGAAATCTAAAGAAACAGCTTTGAACAAAAGCTTTAAAAATCCCAATATCACTATAGACTGGAACCGTGTAGATCAGATTTTCACCCATAAAAACTGTGAAGATTATCTAATTCAAAACACCCAAAGTCTGGACATGAATACCGTGAATAATTTTTCCGATAAAAGCACGAAAATGACCATTATTAATCTGATGTCAACTCCGGAATATCAGTTAATGTAATGTATATACCCTATTCATTTGCAACCCATCCACTAAATCCAACACTATGTTAATCAAAAGAAGAGAATTCCTCAAAATAAGTTCACTCGCTACAGCATCGTTCTTAATGCCTAATTTCCTGAAGGCTATGACGCTGGATGAAGCCTTAAATCCAAACCAAAATATACTGGTGGTTCTTCAGTTTACAGGTGGAAATGATGGTTTGAATACGATTATTCCTGCCAAAAATGACATCTATTTCAGAGAAAGAAAAACACTGGCTGTTCAGGACTCTTTATCTCTGACGGATGAAGCAGGGATCAATCCTTCTCTATCTTATTTTAAAGAGCTTTTTGATAATGGAGAGCTTTCTGTGATGAATAATGTAGGCTATCCCAATCCGGACAAGTCTCATTTCCGCAGTATGGATATCTGGCAATCTGCAAGCAGAAGTGATGAATTCCTGGATACCGGATGGCTGGGCCGCTTCCTGGATGAGGAATGCTACCGTTGTGAACATCCTACTCAGGCACTGGAAGTAGATGACATGCTCAGCCTTGCCCTGAAGGGACAAAACAATAAAGCTTTTGCCTTTAAAGATCCTAAAAGATTATATCAGACCAGCCAGGAAAAATATTTCAAATCATTGTATGACCATCATCACGATGATGAAACCGTTTCCTATCTTTATCAGACTTTAGGTTCCACCATTAATAATGCGGGCTATATTTTTGATCAAAGTAAAGCTAAAAAAACGGATCAGATTTATCCTAATTCTCAGCTGGGAAAGGATTTCAAAACAGTAGCCTCCTTAATTAAATCAGATATCAACACTCAGGTCTACTATCTTTCTATTGGTAGTTTTGATACGCATGTGAATCAGAATGACAGACAGAAAAAACTATTCGGTGATATTAATGAAGCAGTGAAATCTTTTGTTGCTGATATGAAAAGTAATGGACTCTTTAATAATATTCTTTTGATGACCTTCTCTGAGTTTGGTCGGCGCGTAGCTCAAAATGCCAGCAATGGAACGGATCACGGAACAGCCAACCAGATGTTCTTCATCAGCGGAAACCTTAAAAAGAAAGGATTATTGAATAGTCTTCCTGATTTACAGAATTTGAAGGAAGGTGACCTCATCTACACTGAAGATTTCAGAAAAGTATACGCGACCATTCTTAAAAACTGGTTAAAGGCCGATTCTTCCAAAGTATTGGGATGGAAAAACGGGGTTTATGATTTTATCTAAATAGACCCAGCTCTATGTAACCATAAAAAAAGAGACCATCCCATATGATAGTCTCTTTTCAATAATTTTAAATTTTAAACTACTTTTACGTTTAAGCAGTAATCTGCTTAGGTTCTTTCCCTTTCTGATCTTCTTTTTTATCAAGTTTCTCAGATATTTTTTTAACGATATACTCTATCGCTATAGGTGCTATAATGGCAATAAGTGCTTTAAATATTCTTGATTTCATAGGGTGATTTTGTACCTAATCACTACAATTTCCAAGCCAATATAGAAATATGTGGTATATTTTTAATGAATCATCAATTTAAAAATAACAGCATTAATTGATATACAATCCCATTAAACCTATATAAAATTATTTTTTTTCGGGAATTACCAACTCCTGATAATTTTTGCTTCCTGCCTTAAATTTTTCCTCCATCCTCAATCTTAACTTTTGAGGTTTATGGACAACCAGAGAGTCTCCAAATCCCAGTAATAGCCTTTCTAATTCATAGTTGATCTGTACACAGATTTTAAAAACAGTTCCTTCGTTGGTCTCGCTGACAATTTCCTGGCTTTTATGCAATGGTTTTGTTTTTACATAAGGAGCATTAGCAGCATCTACAAAGAAAGTGACATTTTTGGGAACTATTGATTCTGCAACGGTAACCCCTACAATGTCTTTAAAATATTCATCGCCATCCAGATCTTTATCAATATAAGAGGATTTTTCATCAATTTCTATATTTTCCATTCTGTCCAAAGCCAGGTTATACATTTTCTGTTTATAAAGACAGATCAAAAACCAACGGTTGTTGTATTCTTTTAATAACTGTGGATGAACGGTGTACATATTGGACTCCCTTGCAGTAAAACTTTTATATAAAATTTGAAGTACCTTTTTATTGAGAATACCTTCATACAGAATATCAATATGCTCCAACCCTTTCAGCTGTTCGTTTTTATCCAAATGAATAATTGATTTCTGGCTGGTAGAATGAATAGAGTCTTCCAGCTTCTGGATCACACCATTCATTTCTTTAAACATGGAGAAATCTTTGAACTGTTTCAGGATCTGAACAGCATTATTCATCGCCTTCAGATCGCTTTCGTTCACAGAAATATTATGGATGCTATACTCGGGATCACTGTATCGGTAATATTTTCTTTCATATACTTCAATGGGAGCTTCATACCCGAATTTTTCACTCCGCATATTCTGAAGATCCAGCTGAATCGTCCTTTTGCTTATAAAAGATTCTTTACCCTCAAATTCAAATAACGCCTCGGAACACTCATCAATAAGGTCTTCCAAAGTATATTTCCGGTATTTGTTTTTAAGACATTTATCTAATGTTTTATAACGGATCAGAGCGTTTTTATTAGATGACATGATTATTCTTTTTCGTCTAAAAAACTATTTCTCTGTCAGCGGATTTCCTTCAAAGATCAATCCGTCCCATCCGAATTCCATGAAGTTTCTGATATTCTGATGATCTGTTCCATCAGGATTTTTAAGAACATCTTCTCTATAAAACTCTCCGAAAAGAGGAAGTGTTTCTTCTTTAGACAGCCCATGGTAAGATGCAAAACCAAATATTTTACATGATCCGTTATTCTGTCCTTCTTCATTTCTTGTATTTCCGTTTTTGAATGCTGTAGGTGTAAAATCGTAATTCGCATCTATATGAGCAATCACATCATTGAATTGAACGGTTTCCGGAAAATGCTTTAATTGTTCTAATAACATCATAGTTGTAAGTTTAATTTTCTTTACATAAGCCAATACGCTAATTTTAAAATCATTGAATTGGTCTTTTTAAAATTTTTTGTAAAAATAATCAAAAATATTTTATCTACGCAAAACTATTGCGCAATAGGGTATTTACTTTGCATCAACAAAATGACATAACAATGGAATTTAATGGAAATCACTTAATCGAATTGGGATATAGACCTGCTAAATGGTTTAAAGATGCCATTATTTATATTAATGAAAATCATCTGGATGAAATTCAGATCAAAGAATATCTGGAACAGTTCAAACAACCTGAACTTATTCCGCTTCAAGAAACCGCTCCTGAGTTTATTATAAATATCAGAGCTGAACATGAAAATGAGACTGACAATGTAGAAAAAGTAATCAAAACGATGAAAGTGCTGATGAAAACACCTACACTAACAGCCGGAGCTTTGATGCCTGATGCCTGTCCTACAGGTCCTGAAGGTCAGATTCCTGTTGGAGGTGTAGTGGTGGCAAAAAATGCCATTCATCCAGGGTTTCATAGCGCAGATATCTGTTGTTCTGTAATGCTGACTGATTTTGGAAAGGTTAATCCTAAAGATATTCTGGATGCTGCTCATTCTGTGACCCATTTTGGATATGGAGGAAGACCAAGAGGGGAACAGATGCCAATGTCTCAGGAGCTGATGGATGCTTTCAGAGAAAATGCATTCTTAAATGATGAAAAATTAATCAGTATTGCCCGTTCTCATATGGGAACACAGGGAGACGGAAATCATTTCTTATTTGTTGGAATTTCTAAAAATACGGGAAATACAATGATGGTAACCCATCACGGTTCCAGAGCACCGGGAGCTGCATTATATGATAAAGGAATGAAGGTTGCCAACCGTTTCAGACAGGATATTTCTCCTGAAACATTAAAAGAAAACGCATGGATCCCTTATGATACCGAGGAAGGAAAATCTTATTGGGAAGCCCTTCAGCTGATAAGAACATGGACGAAGGAAAACCATACCAATATTCACGATGCTGTTTTAAATAAAATAGGAATTGAAAAAGAAGACAGATATTGGAATGAACATAATTTTGTTTTCAAGGATGGTGACCTTTTCTATCATGCTAAAGGAGCAACTCCTCTGGATGATAAATTTATGCCTGATATCACAGGACCAAGACTGATTCCATTGAATATGGCAGAACCGGTATTGATCGTTCAGGGAAAAACCAATGAAAGAAACCTTGGTTTTGCCCCACACGGAGCGGGAAGAAATTTCAGCAGAAGCCAGCATAAAAAGTCTTTGGCTCATAAAACCACTGAAGAGATCTTCAAAGAGGAAACGGCAGGACTGGATATCCGATTCTATTCGAATGAAATTGATATTTCCGAATTACCAACTGCTTATAAAAGTGCAGCGAATGTAAGAGCACAGATTGAGGAATACGGACTTTGTGAAGTATTGGATGAAGTGATGCCTTATGGATGTATCATGGCAGGTGATGTTCAGAAGAATGCACCATGGAAGAAAAAGAAGAAATATAGAAAGGCATAATTTCTTATTTAATATGACTCAATATAAACCTTATAGGTTTTAGAAACCTATAAGGTTGTCAAAAAACTAATAATAAAACCTTACCGGGGTAAAAGCCTGTAAGGTTCATGAAAACTTTTCATAACGGCAGGGGCAGTAGCTCAGATGGTTAGAGCAACAAAATTACTTTTCGCTACAGGCATATAAAGTTCCTATGAATCCCAATTGTGTGTCACAGGTTCGAGTCCTGTCTGCTCCTCAATAGAATGAAATGGTATATACCCGTATCTGTCATTTCATACTTTAAAAAATGTAAGGCAAAGAAAGTTCCTATATTTCCTGATTTACTTTCCGCTTTTTCAAAATACAAGGCAAAGGGGGTTCCTCTATTTTTTGGATAAATTACTCCCCGCTTTTTATAAACTATAGGTAAAAGGAGTTCCTATACACTTCACTTTTAATGAACCTACTCCTCACTTATTTTTTAAACTTAAAACAATGAAAACATTACAATTATTCAATGCTGTATTGGCTAAAAAATCAGATGAAACGCCATTTATTTCCAATGAAGGTTTCATTATTGAATCTGATGCTCTTTGGGCTAAAAAAGAGATCATCTCTTATTATGCAAAGGAAAAACTGAATGGAAATGATCTGAATAAAACTTTTCATAAATCCTGGGAGAAAATAAAAAATACATCCAGAATTGAGTTATTTTTTGAACAGATTCAGCATTATATTTCAACCTATGGAAGTAATTTCCAGAGTGAAATCTATATTCCTCAGGAAATACTGAATGTTCCTGATGTGAAGATGATTTTTAAAGTGATCAAAGCTTATACTGTAGAAGAAATGCAGGAAAAGTGCCTTTCTCTGCTGAGATCCGGAATTGCTTTAAAAGAAGAAACAATCAATGATCTTTTATATATCCTTACAGAAGAGCTTGATTATGATTTTACAGGAACAGAAAATATCAGAAATAAGGAAGCTATTATAAAAATAGCCGATTTATATGAGATCTATCCAGAACATCCTGTTGAGTTTTTCCGTTATGTGATTTATAAAACCACTCAAACAACGCTTTTAATTAAAAACGATGAATTGATTGGCTTAATTAAACAAAGCAAATTTAATCCAGCATATCTGTTCGAAAACTTCGGACTGGAAAAACTGGGAGAAATTTTCAACAGATTTAAACCATTATTTCTTGCTTATAAAAACAGGGCTCCGAAAACAATTAATAAAATTTCGAAGCTATCTAAAGTTTGTCATAAGCCATTAATTTCAAACCCATTGAATGATGCTACTCATACATTATTAGAAGCCACCGATTGGCATTGGTTAGAAAATGCAACACCATTTGCCTTATTCAAAGCATTGTCAGCATGCCACTCAAGAATGTATGGTCAGGATACTTTTGTGTATAGAATCAGAAATGGAAAATCGTGGGTTAAAAAGGGTAAGGAAACTTATGTGAATCAATTCAACTATGATTTTATTTTAGATTTTCTGAAACTGAAATATGAAAGCTTTTCCGGAAAGAAATTCTATTTCCCTGAGAATGTAGAGTTTGCATTACCAACTTCTGAAAAAATGTTTGTTGGGAATATTCCTACCGGAACCCGTTTCTATGGGGATAGACTGGCTGTTGGTATTTATTGGGAAGATAGATGGGGTGCTCGTGACCTTGACCTTTCAGGATTGAATATTTCCGGAAAAATAGGTTGGAATGCAGCTTATAATTATGGTGAAGGACAATTGATGTATTCCGGAGATATGACTTCTGCTCCCAACGGTGCTGTTGAATATCTTTATGCCGATAAAGGCTTAAGCACCCCAACGCTTGTCATGAATAATGTCTTCAGCGGAGATGCAAATTGTGGGTATAAAATTGTCATCGGAAAAGGAGATCAAATTTCCTATGACTATATGATGAATCCGAATAATCTCTTTGCTGAGGCCAGATGTAACTCGGTTCAGAAACAAACGATTCTGGGAATTCTTTTACCAAAAGGTGGAAAGCAATGTTTCGTATTGTTGAATTTCGGAGCAGGGCACTCTCATGTTTCCGGAAATAATGAAGTGTCTATGATGGCAACCAGTGCATTATATCAACAATGGTATGAAGCGATGTCTTTCAATGAGCTTATAAAAGAGCTTGGAGCAGAGATTACCACAGAAAAAGCGGAAGCTGATTTTGATTTTTCACTGGAAACGCTTGAAAAAGATAGTTTTATTAAAGTCTTTAAATAAAAATACGCTGTTCAAAATTTTGAATGGCGTTTTTTCTTTTAACAGATGATTTTATCTCTCAAAGACTGAACAGATTTTCTTAAGCATAAACATTTGTGTGATCTGTGGGAGCTTTTTATTTCGCGCAGATGTCATAGATTTTTACTCTCGCAAATTTTGCAGATAACACAGATTTATTCTAAAACTAATTGCTTATCATACATTTATACTTACAATAGAAAGATGTCCATCATTTTCCTGAATAATTACTTTCTTTCCGTATCCGATCTGAATCTTAAATATATTCTCTAGCGGGAACTGCAGTACAGCCTGAAGAATCAGACGGATGACCCCTGCATGAGCAATAATCAGGACTTTTCCAATATCTTTTTTAGCAACCAATTCGTTCCAAAAACTGATAACGCGGGTCTGCATTTCAATAAGGTTTTCGCCCCCTGAAGCTTTTATATTAATAAAATCTTTATACCAGGGATTAATTTCTTCCTCAGGAATCTCTGTCCATTTTTTTAATTCCCAATTTCCAAAATTCATCTCCCGAATCCTTTCATCAGTTGAAAACTTAAACTTAAAATGTTCAGCCAAAAGGCAGCAACGTTGTGCCGGACTTGAAATTACCAGCTCAAAACCGTTATCCAGATTTAAGTTTTTAAAATCATCCGAATACTCCTTTCGTAAAGGCATTTCGGCAAATCCATAACACAGATTTTCCGGATTATCTACCGCAGTATGACGAATCAGATGAATTTCCATACGATCATTGTTCCTAAATACAATAAAACTTCAGTAACCTGCTGTACAGCTCCTAAACAATCTCCGGTATAGCCGCCGATATGTTTTTTAAAATACCATCCCATGCAGATCTTTCCAAAATAAGCCAATGCAAAAGCCAATATCAAGCGCCAGTCCGGAATCAAAGCAAAAGAAATTACAACCCCGATAAAACTTACCAACAGAGCCATTCCATCCAAAGGTTTATTGGCCAGAGGTTTTGATTTGCTTACGTCAATATCCGTCACATACTGATGAGTGTAAATCATCGTTCCGGAAATAAAACGGCTTGAAGTATGTGCCAGGACGATAATTCCCAGGGTCTTTAACAGATCCATAGCTACCAAGGCCTGAATACTGAGAAATTTTAAAGCAAACAATAAAATAATTCCGATGGTTCCGTAAGCTCCTACTCTACTGTCTTTCATAATGGTAAGAATTTTTTCCTTTCCATATCCACCTCCAAAACTGTCACACATATCTGTAAAGCCATCTTCATGAAAGGCTCCTGTAAGCAAAACACTGCTAATCATCATCAGAACAATTCCTATTTCCAGGTTAAAAAGCTGATAAGAAAGATATAAAATCCCTGCATTAATCAACCCTACCAAAAGTCCGATCCACGCAAAATACTTCTGGGATTTATTCATGATCTCACCGGAATACGGAATGGTAAACGGAACGGGAATTCTGGTGAAGAACATCAGAGCCGTTGCAAAGTAGATCAATTCATTCTTTAAGGTCTTCATTTATTCTTTATTTGAAACATGAGCATCTTCAAAACTGGACATTTCATTCAGGAAATTTACGGCACTTTGAATAATTGGATAAGCTAATGCGCAGCCCGTTCCTTCGCCCAGGCGTAAATTAAGATTGAGTAAAGCTTTCTGTCCCAATAATTCCAAAAGCTGGAGATGCGCATTCTCATCACTTACATGACAGAATATACAGTTATTCAGAATATCAGGATTCTTTCTCCATGCGGTGGCTACTGCAACGGTAGCAATAAATCCGTCTACCATAATCAACATATTCTGATGGAAAGCTTCTTCCATAGCACCAACCATTTGCACAATTTCCAGTCCGCCAAAAGTCTGCGCAATTTCGTCCGGAGTTCTACTATCCGGATATTTCTCTATGGCAGCTGATAAAATATTGATTTTATTCAGAAACTGGTCATCGTTCAGTCCTGTGCCACGTCCAATACAACTTACAATAGGAAGATCAAACAATTGACTCATCATCAGAGAAGAAGCGGAAGTATTTCCGATTCCCATTTCACCAAAGCCAATGATATTACAGCCTGTTTTAGCAATATCTGCCACTACTGCGCTTCCATTCTGTAAAGCCTGTTGATATTCTTCAGAAGTCATGGCAGGTTCCTCCAGGATATTACGGCTGGATTTTCTGACTTTATGATCGATTAACTCCAATCCTTCCGGAAAATCAAAATTGACTCCTGCATCTACAATCTTGATTTCAATATTATGTTGTTTACAAAAGACATTGATCGCTGCTCCACCGCCTAAGAAATTCATCACCATTTGATACGTAACTTCTTGTGGATAGGCACTTACACCTGCCTTTGCAATTCCATGATCTGCTGCAAAAACCACCAGATGAGGATTTGTAAGTTGAGGCGACGTGGTATTTTGAACCATTCCTATTTTGTGGGCAAGGTATTCCAGATGTCCTAATGCACCTAAAGGTTTGGTCTTGAAATCAATTTTATGCTGTAGTTCGGTTGTCAACATGGATATAAAGTAGTTATGTTAAATAGAGAAAATGCAATATTAGTGAAATAAGGAGTATTTTGGGTAATGGCTCAAGGAGGTATTGGTGAGAAAATAGAAAATAGACGAAGAGATGAAAGACAAAAATCCCGGATTTTAGATAATGAGCCTATTCAATGCCCACCAACCTTAAACCTTAAACCTTGAACTTAGCACTCCAGAACACTCCTACTCTCAAACCCTACCATTCTCAAACTCAAAACAACTACGTAATAACATTGCGCACAATCCACTTTACTTTGCAGTATAAAATTGAAAACAATGACACCAAAAATACTAGAAAAAATAAAAGAAGTAGAAGCGACACGAGGGGTAAAAGTCCTTCTTGCCGTTGAATCCGGAAGCAGAGCGTGGGGTTTTGCCTCTCCGGACAGTGATTATGATATACGTTTTATATACCGGCATGAAAAAGACTGGTATCTTTCGCCTTGGGGTAAGGATGAAACGATAGAATTTATGACCGAAGATGACCTGGATGGTTCCGGATGGGATCTTAGGAAAACCTTTCATCTTTTGCTGAAATCAAATGCCGCTTTACTGAGCTGGTTCTACTCTCCTATCGTTTATACAGAAAATACAAAGTTTGTAGAGCTTTTCAAACCATTGGCTGATGCCTGCTTTTCACCGGTAGCAGTTTCATATCATTATTTAAGCATGAGTAAAAAATATCTGGAAGCCTGCAGAGCTGATGAAGTAAAATTAAAAAGTTATTTTTATTGTCTGCGAACTGCCTTAACCGGAAAATGGATCATAGAGAAAGGAACGGTTCCACCAGTGTTGTTCAGTGAATTACTTGTTTTAGTTGATGATAAAACGAAAACCAAAATAGAAGACCTAGTAACCCTAAAAGCTACCAAAGGAGAAGCTTATTATCACCCGAATGATTGGGAATTATTTGAGTTTTTAGAGAAAACGATAGCTGAGA
This Chryseobacterium sp. G0162 DNA region includes the following protein-coding sequences:
- a CDS encoding adenosylcobinamide-GDP ribazoletransferase — translated: MKTLKNELIYFATALMFFTRIPVPFTIPYSGEIMNKSQKYFAWIGLLVGLINAGILYLSYQLFNLEIGIVLMMISSVLLTGAFHEDGFTDMCDSFGGGYGKEKILTIMKDSRVGAYGTIGIILLFALKFLSIQALVAMDLLKTLGIIVLAHTSSRFISGTMIYTHQYVTDIDVSKSKPLANKPLDGMALLVSFIGVVISFALIPDWRLILAFALAYFGKICMGWYFKKHIGGYTGDCLGAVQQVTEVLLYLGTMIVWKFI
- the cobT gene encoding nicotinate-nucleotide--dimethylbenzimidazole phosphoribosyltransferase, which encodes MLTTELQHKIDFKTKPLGALGHLEYLAHKIGMVQNTTSPQLTNPHLVVFAADHGIAKAGVSAYPQEVTYQMVMNFLGGGAAINVFCKQHNIEIKIVDAGVNFDFPEGLELIDHKVRKSSRNILEEPAMTSEEYQQALQNGSAVVADIAKTGCNIIGFGEMGIGNTSASSLMMSQLFDLPIVSCIGRGTGLNDDQFLNKINILSAAIEKYPDSRTPDEIAQTFGGLEIVQMVGAMEEAFHQNMLIMVDGFIATVAVATAWRKNPDILNNCIFCHVSDENAHLQLLELLGQKALLNLNLRLGEGTGCALAYPIIQSAVNFLNEMSSFEDAHVSNKE
- a CDS encoding histidine phosphatase family protein → MEIHLIRHTAVDNPENLCYGFAEMPLRKEYSDDFKNLNLDNGFELVISSPAQRCCLLAEHFKFKFSTDERIREMNFGNWELKKWTEIPEEEINPWYKDFINIKASGGENLIEMQTRVISFWNELVAKKDIGKVLIIAHAGVIRLILQAVLQFPLENIFKIQIGYGKKVIIQENDGHLSIVSINV
- a CDS encoding DNA polymerase beta superfamily protein, coding for MTPKILEKIKEVEATRGVKVLLAVESGSRAWGFASPDSDYDIRFIYRHEKDWYLSPWGKDETIEFMTEDDLDGSGWDLRKTFHLLLKSNAALLSWFYSPIVYTENTKFVELFKPLADACFSPVAVSYHYLSMSKKYLEACRADEVKLKSYFYCLRTALTGKWIIEKGTVPPVLFSELLVLVDDKTKTKIEDLVTLKATKGEAYYHPNDWELFEFLEKTIAENEEKSKDLKGGNADKKEMERVFREILNKK